In Bradyrhizobium sp. 170, the DNA window CGACCTTCTCCAACTCCCTCGCGATGAAAGTCTCCGCGCCGTCCTCCGGATAGGGCCAGGGGACAACCGATGCGAGATGCTGGATGATGTTCCAGTTGTTGAAATGGCGCTGGATCGCCGGCGCATCTGATAGCGCGAGCGGCCGCAAGATCAGTCGCGTCGTTTGGAGCGTCGGCGTGTGGGTTATTTCTGGCATTTCGGGCACCAAAAGGTCGAGCGGCCGTTTTGAACGAAGCGCCGCACGATGCCGCCGCAGCGTGTGGTCTGGCATTTCTCGCCCTCGCGGTCATATACCCCGAACGAGTGCTGGAAATAGCCGAGTTCGCCCGAGGTCAGGCGATGATCGCTGATCGAGGAGCCGCCGGCCTTGATCGCCTGATTCAGCACCATGTGAATCGCATTTACCAGCCGCCCGGCGTGATCGGTCGGCTCGCCCTTCTTTGTCGATAGCGTCGCCGCCAACCGGCGTGGCGAGAGATGCGACCGGTACAGCGCCTCGCAGACATAGATATTGCCGAGCCCTGCGACAACGCGCTGGTCGAGCAGCGCGGCCTTCAGGCTGGTCTTCTTGTTGAAGCACGAGCGCGCCAGCATCGTGGCGTCGAATTCGTTGCCGAGCGGCTCCGGGCCGAGGTCCTTCAACAGCGGTTCGTCCTCCAGCGCGTTGCGGGCGATGATCTTCATGTAACCGAAGCGGCGCGGATCATTGAACACGATCGCCGCACCCGATGACATGTGAAACACCACGTGATCATGCGCGCGGTCCTCGCTGCGCGGGTGGTGGAATTGGCCCGGCGTGTCGTTATGGCCGCCTTCGAGCACCCGGAACGAGCCGGACATGCCCAGGTGCATCAAGAGCACGTCGCCGGAGCCGAGATCGGCCATCAGATACTTGGCGCGGCGGCCGAGGCCAGTCACGGTCTGGCCCTCCAGCCGCGCGATAAAATCTTTTTGAAAGGGAAACCGCAAATCCTTGCGCCGGGCTTCCGCTTTGAGGATTTTCGACCCCTCCATGGCGGGCTGCAGGCCGCGGCGGACAGTCTCAACTTCGGGCAATTCAGGCATGCAGGCATTCACCTTATGGAGGTGACGTGATAGCGCCATTGCGGCCGGCGCGCTATGGTCGGCAGACTACTCCTCGTTATTGCGAGGAGCGAAGCGACGAAGCAATCCATCTATCCCCGGGCGGGGAGGTGGATTGCTTCGCTTCGCTCGCAATGACGGGAAAATGCAGGGCCGAAGAATGAACCAGCCGGATCAAACCACCCATTTTGGCTTCAGGGATGTGCCCCTGGGGGACAAGCAAACGCTGGTGAACGACGTCTTTCACAGCGTGGCCTCCCGCTACGACCTGATGAACGATCTGATGTCGGCCGGCCTGCACCGGGTCTGGAAGGACATCATGATCAATGCGCTGAACCCGCCGAAGGGCGATGCGCCGTTTGCGCTGCTCGACGTCGCCGGCGGCACCGGCGATATCGCCTTCCGCGCGGCTGGGGCCGCGGGCGCGGGCTTCCATGCCACCGTCTGCGACATCAACACCGACATGCTCGAGGTCGGCCGCAACCGCGCGCTGGCGCGTCATCTCGACCACCAGGTTTCCTTCGTCGAGGGCAATGCCGAGACGCTGGCGTTCGGCGATCGCAGCTTCGACGCCTACACCATCGCGTTCGGCATCCGCAACGTGCCGCGGATCGATGCCGCGCTGCGCGAGGCCTATCGTGTGCTGCGGCCCGGCAGCCGATTTTTGTGCCTGGAATTCTCCACCGTCGACGTCCCCGGACTCGATCGGCTGTACGATTTCTTTTCGTTCAACGTAATCCCGCCGCTCGGCCGCGCCGTGACGGGCGATGCGGAATCCTATCGGTACCTCGTTGAATCAATCCGGAAGTTCCCCCGGCCCAATGTATTTGCCGAGATGATTCGCGACGCCGGCTTTTCGCGGGTGAAGTGGGAAAGCCTCTCCGGCGGCATCGTGGCGTTGCATTCGGGCTGGCGTTTGTGATTTCTGCGGCGACCCACATCGCGCGGCTCGTCCGCGCCGCTTACGTGTTCGCGCGCGAAGGCGTGTTCGGCGTCGTCGATCCGAGCCTGGTGCCACCGCCCGGGCAGCTCGCGCTGCGGCTGGCGCGTCTGATCGAACGGCCCGGCGCCAAATCCGGCCCGCGGCTGTCGCGCGCGCTGACGCGGCTCGGACCAGCCTACCTCAAGCTCGGGCAGTTTCTGGCGACGCGGCCCGACGTGGTCGGCGTCGCCATGGCACGCGATCTGGAAGCCCTGCAGGACCGGCTGCCGCCGTTCTCGCAAGCCGAGGCCGAAGCCGTCATTGCGCTATCGCTGGAACGCCCGCTGGCAAAGGCTTTTGTCAGCCTCGGCCCGCCGGTCGCCGCCGCTTCGATCGCGCAGGTGCATCGCGCCGAGGTCGAGCGTGACGGCGTGCGCCAGCCGGTTGCGGTGAAAGTGCTCCGGCCCCATGTCGCCTCGCGCTTCCGCCGCGATCTCTCCGATTTCTTCTTTGTCGCACACAATGCGGAAGCGCATTCGGCAGAAGCGCGGCGGCTGCGGCTGATCGAGGTCATCAACACGATGTCGCGCTCGGTCGCAATGGAGATGGACCTGCGGCTCGAGGCGGCCGCCTTGTCCGAGATGGCGGAGAACACGCGCGACGATCCGGATTTCCGCGTACCGACCGTCGACTGGGACCGCACCACCCACAACGTGCTGACAATGGAGTGGATCGACGGCATCGCGCTGAACGACCACGCGCGCCTCGCGCAGTCGCACATCGATCTGCCCGATCTCGGCCGCAAGGTGATCCAAAGTTTTCTGCGCCATGCGCTGCGCGACGGCTTCTTCCACGCCGACATGCATCCCGGCAATCTGTTTCTCGACGATGCCGGCCGGCTGGTGGCGGTCGATTTCGGCATCATGGGCCGGCTCGGGCTGAAGGAGCGGCGCTTCCTCGCTGAAATTCTCTTGGGCTTCATCACGCGCGACTACCGCCGCGTCGCCGAAGTGCATTTCGAGGCCGGCTACGTGCCAGGCCATCACTCGGTGGAGAATTTCGCGCAAGCCATCCGCGCCATCGGCGAGCCGATCCACAACCGCACCGCCGAAGAAATCTCGATGGCGAAGCTGCTGACGCTTCTCCTCGAAGTCACCGGGCTGTTCGACATGCAGACGCGCCCCGAACTGATCCTGCTGCAGAAGACCATGGTGGTGGTCGAGGGGGTGGCGCGCGGGTTCGACCCCAAGCTCGATATCTGGAAGGTCGCCGATCCCGTGGTGCGCGAATGGATCGAACGCAATCTCGGCCCGCTCGGGCGGGTTCAGGGCGCAATGACCGGCGCGGGCGAACTCGGCCGCGTGATGGCGGGCCTGCCTGCGATCGCCTCGCGGGCGGTTGCCGTGCTCGAGAACATGGAGAAGATGACCCGGGAGGGCCTGACTCTGTCGCCGGAGACGATCGCGGCCATGGGCCGGGCCGAGGGCCGCAAGAGCCGCTGGCGGACGGTGGCGCTCTGGATCATCGCAGCCACCTTTATCGGAATTTTGGTCGCTATCCGGCAGCTCTGATTGCAATGCTATCACGATGTGATAGCATTGACTGCATACCTTGCTGGAGGCAGCCATGGCCAGCCTGACCATCCGAAAACTCGACGACGCCATCAAGTCCTACCTGCGGCTCCGCTCGGCCAAGAACGGCCGCTCGGTCGAGGAAGAGGTCCGGGTGATCCTGCGCGAATATTGCGAGGGGAGCCCGGCGCCAACAGCTTCAGCGACCTCGCCGTCCGCTTCGGCTGAACGGCCGGCTGTCGAGCGCGCAAACACTGCCGGCCAGGCCAGCGTCACCCTGATCATCGGCGGCGGTATCGCCGCCTTCAAATCGCTGGAACTGATCCGGCGGCTGAAGGAGCGGCACATCGACGTCCGCTGCGTGCTGACCAAGGCCGCGCAGCAATTCGTCACGCCGCTGTCCGCCAGCGCGCTGTCGCATGAGCGCGTCTATACGGATCTGTTCGACCCCGGCAGCGAATTCGACGCCGGTCACATCCGCCTCGCGCGCGAATGCGACCTGATCGTGGTAGCGCCGGCGACCGCCGACCTGATGGCGAAGATGGCGCAGGGCCATGCCGACGATCTCGCCAGCGCGATCCTGCTGGCGGCTGACCGGCCGATCCTGCTGGCGCCCGCGATGAACCCCCTGATGTGGAACAACGCCGCCACCCGCCGCAACGTGCTGCAGCTTCGGCGCGACGGCATCCATATGATCGGCCCCGGCGCTGGCGAAATGGCCGAGTCCAACGAGGCCGGCGTCGGGCGAATGTCGGAGGCGGTCGAAATCGCTGCCGCTGCCGTCGACATTCTCCGCCCGCCGCGACCGCGACCGCTCGCAGGCAAGCGCGTGCTGATCACGGCGGGGCCGACGCATGAGGCGATCGATCCCGTGCGCTATATCGCCAACCGTTCCTCCGGCAAGCAGGGCTTTGCCATCGCCGCCGCAGCGCAGGCTGCGGGCGCCGACGTCACGCTGGTCTCCGGCCCGGTCGAATTGCGTGATCCCCCAGGCGTCACGGTGATCCGTGTGGAATCAGCGCGCGACATGCTGCATCGGGTGGAGGCCGCCTTGCCGGCCGATATCGCGATCTTCGCAGCCGCCGTGGCCGACTGGCGCGTCGCCAACGAAGGCGAGCAGAAGCTGAAAAAGACTCCCGCCGGCATGCCGCCACTGCAACTGGTCGAAAACCCCGACATTCTCGCGACGATCTCGAAACTGAAGGACAGGCGCCCGCCGCTGGTGATCGGGTTTGCCGCCGAGACCGAGCATCTCATCGACAACGCCAAGGCCAAGATCGCGCGCAAGGGCTGCGACTGGATCGTCGCCAACGACGTTTCGCCCGCGCTAGGGGTGATGGGCGGCGACCGCAACACCGTTCACCTGTTGACGCGCGCCGGCAAGGATATCGGCGTCGACGACATCAAGGTAGATTCCTGGCCGGTGATGACCAAGGAGCAGGTCGCAACCGAACTGGTGGCGAAGATTGCCAAGACCGTGGAGAAGAATTCGTGAGCGCGACCGTGAAAGTCGAAATCCGCCAACTGCCGCATGGCGAAGGTCTCGCGCTGCCGGCCTATCAAAGCGCTGACGCCGCCGGGCTCGACCTGCTCGCGGCAGTGCCGGCGGACACCCCCTTGATCCTGCCTCCGGGCAAATATGCGATGGCGCCGACCGGGCTCACGATCGCGCTGCCCTCAGGCTATGAGGCGCAGGTGCGGCCGCGCTCCGGGCTTGCCGCCAAGCATGGCGTCACGGTGCTGAATTCGCCGGGCACAGTGGATGCGGATTATCGCGGCGAGATCAACGTCCTCTTGATCAACCATGGCGATGTGCCGTTTCCGATCCGGCGTGGCGAGCGGATTGCGCAGATGGTGATCGCGCCGGTCGTACAGGCGGAACTGGTTCCGGCGGTGTCGCTTTCAACAACCGATCGCGGCAGTGGCGGTTTCGGCTCGACGGGACGTTGAATCGGCTAGCAAAAACTGCTCTCTCAACGGTAACCCGCCGAATTTTTCACAGCCATATTTGCGTTCACGGTCTGGACTCTTACCGGTCGACTCCCGAAGGAGATACTCTCGACCCGATTCGTGCGGAGCGCGACCAGCAAAAGTGGGGGTCCGGTTTTGCGTCCGGGCGCGCTCAATCCTATTAGTTGGCGCATAATCTCAACGCCAAACCGCTCA includes these proteins:
- the mutM gene encoding bifunctional DNA-formamidopyrimidine glycosylase/DNA-(apurinic or apyrimidinic site) lyase, with the translated sequence MPELPEVETVRRGLQPAMEGSKILKAEARRKDLRFPFQKDFIARLEGQTVTGLGRRAKYLMADLGSGDVLLMHLGMSGSFRVLEGGHNDTPGQFHHPRSEDRAHDHVVFHMSSGAAIVFNDPRRFGYMKIIARNALEDEPLLKDLGPEPLGNEFDATMLARSCFNKKTSLKAALLDQRVVAGLGNIYVCEALYRSHLSPRRLAATLSTKKGEPTDHAGRLVNAIHMVLNQAIKAGGSSISDHRLTSGELGYFQHSFGVYDREGEKCQTTRCGGIVRRFVQNGRSTFWCPKCQK
- the ubiE gene encoding bifunctional demethylmenaquinone methyltransferase/2-methoxy-6-polyprenyl-1,4-benzoquinol methylase UbiE yields the protein MNQPDQTTHFGFRDVPLGDKQTLVNDVFHSVASRYDLMNDLMSAGLHRVWKDIMINALNPPKGDAPFALLDVAGGTGDIAFRAAGAAGAGFHATVCDINTDMLEVGRNRALARHLDHQVSFVEGNAETLAFGDRSFDAYTIAFGIRNVPRIDAALREAYRVLRPGSRFLCLEFSTVDVPGLDRLYDFFSFNVIPPLGRAVTGDAESYRYLVESIRKFPRPNVFAEMIRDAGFSRVKWESLSGGIVALHSGWRL
- the ubiB gene encoding 2-polyprenylphenol 6-hydroxylase, with translation MISAATHIARLVRAAYVFAREGVFGVVDPSLVPPPGQLALRLARLIERPGAKSGPRLSRALTRLGPAYLKLGQFLATRPDVVGVAMARDLEALQDRLPPFSQAEAEAVIALSLERPLAKAFVSLGPPVAAASIAQVHRAEVERDGVRQPVAVKVLRPHVASRFRRDLSDFFFVAHNAEAHSAEARRLRLIEVINTMSRSVAMEMDLRLEAAALSEMAENTRDDPDFRVPTVDWDRTTHNVLTMEWIDGIALNDHARLAQSHIDLPDLGRKVIQSFLRHALRDGFFHADMHPGNLFLDDAGRLVAVDFGIMGRLGLKERRFLAEILLGFITRDYRRVAEVHFEAGYVPGHHSVENFAQAIRAIGEPIHNRTAEEISMAKLLTLLLEVTGLFDMQTRPELILLQKTMVVVEGVARGFDPKLDIWKVADPVVREWIERNLGPLGRVQGAMTGAGELGRVMAGLPAIASRAVAVLENMEKMTREGLTLSPETIAAMGRAEGRKSRWRTVALWIIAATFIGILVAIRQL
- the coaBC gene encoding bifunctional phosphopantothenoylcysteine decarboxylase/phosphopantothenate--cysteine ligase CoaBC: MASLTIRKLDDAIKSYLRLRSAKNGRSVEEEVRVILREYCEGSPAPTASATSPSASAERPAVERANTAGQASVTLIIGGGIAAFKSLELIRRLKERHIDVRCVLTKAAQQFVTPLSASALSHERVYTDLFDPGSEFDAGHIRLARECDLIVVAPATADLMAKMAQGHADDLASAILLAADRPILLAPAMNPLMWNNAATRRNVLQLRRDGIHMIGPGAGEMAESNEAGVGRMSEAVEIAAAAVDILRPPRPRPLAGKRVLITAGPTHEAIDPVRYIANRSSGKQGFAIAAAAQAAGADVTLVSGPVELRDPPGVTVIRVESARDMLHRVEAALPADIAIFAAAVADWRVANEGEQKLKKTPAGMPPLQLVENPDILATISKLKDRRPPLVIGFAAETEHLIDNAKAKIARKGCDWIVANDVSPALGVMGGDRNTVHLLTRAGKDIGVDDIKVDSWPVMTKEQVATELVAKIAKTVEKNS
- the dut gene encoding dUTP diphosphatase, which encodes MSATVKVEIRQLPHGEGLALPAYQSADAAGLDLLAAVPADTPLILPPGKYAMAPTGLTIALPSGYEAQVRPRSGLAAKHGVTVLNSPGTVDADYRGEINVLLINHGDVPFPIRRGERIAQMVIAPVVQAELVPAVSLSTTDRGSGGFGSTGR